The Bacteroidetes bacterium GWF2_43_63 region ATATTCAATATTCAGTTTTTGTGTCTTGGTGCCTTCGTGGCAAAATCTCTCTGCGCGCGACCCACTGAATCAGTCTTCATCGCAGATGAAGGCGGATTCGAATTAGCGTTAATCTGCAGTACATGCGGTTTTAATCCATTCGCGCTCATACGCGTAAATTCGCGGAAGAAAGAGTGGCGAAGCGACGAAGGTTTTCCAGGGGATCCCGGCACCCCATGAACACTGAATTCTGAACAAGGAAGTTAGAATGTTGAACGGTATTATATTCAGGATTTACTTCTGATTTCCTTGTTCCATATTCAATATTCAGTTTATGTGTCTTGGTGGCGACAACCCACGAAAACTGCAAAAATGGCATAAAAAGCACCTATATTGTCATATTTTTCGTAATTTAGCGCTCCTTTACAATTCAGATGAACGAAATCACATCCATAAAGCAACGGTTTGGCATTATCGGACAATCTCCTTTGATTGACCGCGCCATCGACGTAGCCCGTCAGGTGGCTCCTACCGACCTGACCGTTCTCATCACCGGGGAAAGTGGTACCGGAAAGGAAGTTTTCCCGAAAATCATTCATCAGTTCAGTGCCCGCAAGCATGGACCATTCATCGCCGTAAACTGCGGAGCCATCCCTGAAGGAACCATTGACAGTGAACTTTTCGGTCACGAAAAGGGTTCGTTCACCGGAGCAACTGATGCCCGCAAAGGATATTTTGAAGTTGTAAACGGCGGAACGATCTTCCTGGATGAAGTAGCCGAGCTGCCTCTCAGCACTCAGGTGCGCCTGCTTCGTGTTCTCGAAAGCGGTGAATTCTTTCGGGTAGGATCATCAAAAGTGATAAAAACAGATGCCCGCGTGGTGGCCGCCACCAATGTAAAACTGGGCGAAGCAATTGCAAATGGCAAATTCAGAGAAGATCTGTTTTATCGTCTGAACACAGTCCCTATTCATATTCCGCCTTTGCGCGAACGCAAAGAAGATATAGCTCTCTTGTTCCGCAAATTTGCTGCAGACTTTGCCGAAAAATACAGAATGCCTGCACTTGTGCTTTCCGACGAAGCACAGAACATGCTCCGGCAGCACTACTGGTCGGGTAATGTGCGTCAACTGAAGAATGTGACCGAACAGATCTCAATTATTGAACAAGCCCGGGAAGTGACGGTAAATACGCTTTCGAAATATCTCAACGACAGCAATCCCTCCATGCTGCCCGTTCTCCAACGCCACTTCGAAAACAGCGACGAACATGCCAATGAAAGGGAACTGCTTTACAAAGTCCTTTTCGACATGAAAAAAGATATGGCGGAAATGAAAAAACTGATTTCCGAAATTATCTCAGCTACCGGAATCGACCCCTCCATGCCAGGCCGCACTATATCGGCTGTTGATGGCATTCCCATTCAGCCGGAATTTTTCAAACCTCAATATAACGCACCCTCACAGGAATTTCAGCACACAAGAGACACGATAAACGAAATTCCCATTGACTATTCCGAAGAAGTAGAAGAATCTCTTTCGCTGGAGAAAAAGGAAAAAGAAATCATCACCAAGGCACTTGAAAAACACCATAGCCGGCGCAAAAACGCAGCTGCAGAACTTGGAATTTCAGAAAGAACGCTGTACAGAAAAATAAAGGAATACGGAATAGAATGAGATCGATAGTCATCATAGGTTTTTTCTTATTGCTGATGACATCATCATCCTGTCTGCGTGTGACCTTCACCGGCGCATCCATTCATCCGGATGCAAAAACTTTTTCGGTGCAGTATTTCGAAAACAATGCAACACTGATCAACCCGACGCTGGCCAAAACGATGACGGAAAAACTCCAGGACAAGATTATGGGTCAGACAAGGCTGAGCATGGTTAATCAGAACGGAGATCTAGCTTTTGAAGGCGAAATTACAAGCTATACGCTGCAGCCTGTGGCTATTCAGGGAAATGAAACAGCGCAGCTCACACAGCTGACCGTAAATATCAATGTCCGGTTTTTCAACCGGCTCGATGACTCAAAGAATTTTGAAGCCCGCTTTTCGCGCTTCCAGCAGTTTTCAAGCAGTTCGAGCCTGGCCTCGGTCGAAGACGGGCTGATTGAAACCATAGCCGAAGAGCTGGTAGACGATATATTTAATAAAGCACTGGTTAACTGGTAAAACAATCACATGAGAATTTCTGATTTGAATATCACTTCTTCCGATGCTGCACGAATGCTGGAGCAACACCCGTATTCCGCTCATCTCGAAACGCTTGTTTTATTTCAATTACAAAAGGAGAAACCTGATTTGTTTACTGAAAGAATCGGTCAGTCGAGTTTCAAGGTTCCGGACCGCTACATGCTTTATGTAAATCTGCAAGAAACCTACGCCGATGACATTGAATCAACGCAAAAGGAAGAAGCGATTATCGCGTCAATTCCGGTTTCGGAAACCATTGTTGAAGAAGAAATCATTGTTCCGGTCACCATTCCCGAATCGGATGTGACCATTCAATCAGTGTCTGAAACAGCAATTGCTGAAGAAACAATTGAAAATATCCCTGAAGTTGAAGAAGTGACTGTTGAAATCAACAATGAAGATCTACAAATTACAAACGAGCCGGTTTCTGTAATTTTGGATCCTGTTGAGGAAGAAATACAGCCAATTATTCAGAATGCCGATGACCCGACTGAGACTGTCGAAAATCAGAAAGAGGAAGAAATTTATCAGGAGGAAGTGCCTGTTCAACAGGTTGCAGCGGAAGAAGTGAAGGAAGAAATTCAAAAACCTGCTTTAGAAGAGGAAAAAGATCCGTTGAAAATTCTTCAGCAACGACTCGCAGAACTGAATATCAATAAAACCGAAGAACCCCGGGAACAGGAAAAACCGCAGGATATGGAAAAGGAATCAATCGAAATTATAGATCAGTTTATCAATACCGAGCCGACCATCAAAATAGATCTGAACCGTTTGCCCGACCGCAGGAACCTTGCTGAAAAAAGCACCATCGAAAAATTCGAAGTGGTATCGGAAACGCTTGCGGCAATCTACGAAAAGCAAGGTCGCTATGAAAAGGCTTTACTTATGTATGAAAAATTACTTTTGGCTAATCCGGAAAAAAGTAGTTACTTTGCACCCCTGATCGAAAATTTGAAAAAGAAATTGTAACACTTTAAATATCAACGCGATGGGCTTTTACATTTTTCTCGTAATCCTGATGATAATCGTTTGTGTCCTTCTTGGACTTATTGTTTTGGTGCAGAATTCCAAAGGCGGCGGACTTGTTGCCGGAATGCAATCATCAAATCAGTTTATGGGCGTACGTCAGACCGCTGATTTCTTAGAAAAAAGCACATGGACGCTTGCCATCGTTATTCTGGTGCTGAGTCTTATGTCTATTTTTGTGATACCACGCGGACAGCAGCAAACAGAAGACAGCCGCGTTAAGAATTATATTGAGTCGAATGAACTGGCTCCAATCAGCACTCCAGAAGGAGAGCAACCCGCAACACCGGTTGAATAACTTCAGCCTGCAATAAACAACATTTTAAACCCGGTCTCCGGGTTTTTTATTTTTCTACAATTCTCATTGGAAAAAATAAAGAGACATTCTGACCGCCAATTAAAATGAGTGTCAGCTGACAACTGTAAAAATGTCAGATAATACCCATTGGCATAATAAATGACAGGCCCGCGACGAACAAAACAAAATGACAGATATGAGTACCATAAACATTAAACCTCTTGCCGACCGCGTTGTAATTGAACCGGCTCAGGCTGAAACAAAAACCAGCAGTGGAATTATCATCCCCGACACCGCCAAGGAAAAACCCCAGCGCGGAACCATCGTTGCCGCAGGTCCCGGCAAAAAAGACGAGCCTGTCACTGTTAAAGTGGGTGACGTTGTATTGTACGGCAAATATGCCGGAACCGAAATCACCATTGATGGCAAGGATTATCTGATCATGAAAGAATCCGACGTTCTCGCAATCATCTAAATCGAAAATTTTAAAAATCTAAAGCTATATGGCAAAACAAATTATTTACGGTGTTGAAGCCCGTGAAATGATAAAAAAAGGTGTTGACGCTTTGTCAAACGCCGTCAAAGTTACTCTGGGGCCAAAAGGCCGCAATGTTATCATTGAAAAATCGTACGGTGCCCCCGCAATTACCAAGGACGGTGTAACCGTTGCCAAGGAAATTGAACTACCGGAAAAAGTAAACAATATGGGCGCGCAGATGGTGAAAGAAGTTGCCAGCAAAACCAATGATGCTGCCGGCGACGGAACCACTACCGCTACCGTTTTGGCTCAGGCCATTTTCAATACCGGACTGAAAAACGTCACTGCCGGAGCCAACCCTATGGACCTCAAACGCGGCATTGACAAAGCAGTTGCCGCTGTGATTGAAAACCTCAAAAAACAATCAAAAGAAATTGGCGACAGCTTCGAAAAAATCGAGCAGGTAGCAACGATTTCTGCAAACAACGATAGCGAAATCGGCAAACAGATCGCCGAAGCCATGCGGAAAGTGAAAAAAGAAGGCGTCATTACCATCGAAGAAGCTAAAGGAACCGATACCACCGTTGATGTTGTTGAAGGTATGCAGTTCGACCGTGGATATTTGTCACCTTATTTCGTGACCGATACTGAAAAAATGCAGACTTCGTTCGAAAACGCTTTCATGTTGATTTATGACAAGAAGATCAGCAGCATGAAAGAACTGCTTCCGATTCTCGAAAAAGTTGTTCAGACCGGCCGCCCAATGCTGATTATCTCCGAAGACATCGAAGGTGAAGCACTGGCTACCCTCGTGGTGAACAAACTGCGTGGTTCGCTCCGCGTAGCAGCTGTGAAAGCTCCTGGTTTCGGCGATCGTCGCAAGGAAATGCTCGAGGACATCGCAGTTCTGACTGGCGGTATCGTCATCAGCGAAGAAAAAGGCTATAAGCTCGAAGACGCTGACCTGACCTATCTCGGACAAGCTGAAAAACTGACTATTGACAAAGAAAATACAACCATCGTGAAAGGTATGGGCAGCAAAGAAAATATTGATGCCCGCATAGCACAGATCAAAGCACAGATGGAAGCAACCACCAGCGATTATGACCGCGAAAAGCTGCAGGAACGTCTTGCCAAACTGGCTGGCGGTGTTGCTGTCATCAAAGTAGGTGCTGCCTCCGAAGTTGAAATGAAAGAAAAGAAAGACCGCTTCGACGACGCTCTGCACGCAACCCGTGCTGCTGTTGAAGAAGGAATCGTTCCTGGCGGCGGTGTTGCTTATATCCGCGCCATCGAAGCTATTGCCGGCCTGAAAGGCAACAACGAAGACGAAAATACCGGAATCGATATCATCCGCAAAGCGATTGAATCACCAATGCGCATGATTGTTGAAAATGCAGGCCTCGAAGGCAGTGTGATCGTTCAGAAAGTGAAAGAAGGAAAAGGTGACTATGGTTTCAACGCCCGCACCGAAGTATACGAAAATCTGCTCGAAACCGGCGTGATCGATCCTACCAAGGTGACCCGCATTGCGCTTGAAAATGCTGCATCAATTGCCGGCATGCTCCTGACTACCGAAACTGTGATCGTTGATATTAAAGAAGACAAACCCGCGATGCCTCCGATGCCCGGTGGCGGAATGGGTGACATGTATTAAAATACGACTTGTTGCTGTTGACCGAAAGCCCCTTATTGGGGCTTTTTTTATTTGCGGCCGGGTGGTGGTTGCGGTGCTGGCAAATATTTCTTATATTTGAAAAACTGAATTGTTTTTCTGCTGCAATTCTTCAATAATTCAGAAAGCAGCCAGCCGGAATTTCTCTGCGTCATTTATTAAAAAGCTAAACAAATGTCAGCACAAGAAGATAGCGCATTATTAAAGGATACATTAAAAATCCGTTTCGAAAAAAACATGCACCGCCATGAGAACCTCAGCTGGAGCGATGTATTGAAAAGACTGGAGGCGAATCCGGAAAAGCTGCGATCGCTTTCTCAAATGGAAGCAACAGGCGGAGAACCGGATGTAACCGGGTTTGACAACACAAGCGGCGAAATTATTTTTTGCGATTGTTCGGCCGAAAGCCCGAAAGGCCGCCGAAGCATTTGCTACGATCGCGAAGCGCTTGATGCCCGGAAAGAATTCAAGCCCGAAAATACTGCGGTTGACATGGCGGCAGCGATGGGCATTCAATTACTGACCGAAGACCAATACCGGACATTACAGAAACTCGGACCTTTTGATTCAAAGACATCGAGCTGGCTGCAAACACCCACCGATGTACGTTCTCTGGACGGCGCTCTGTTTGCCGACTTCCGCTACGGTCGAGTATTTGTTTATCACAACAGCGCCGGCTCGTATTACAATTCAAGAGGGTTTCGTGGAATGCTGCATGTATAATTCGCAGCATTGAAAAATTTCTGGATAAAAGAGGCTGTCTCAAATAGTCTTCAGCAACAAAAACAACATTCCACCTTGTGAAAGCGACGCAGGAGCTGCAGGACATGGAACCGTTGTTTTTGCAATTGTCACGACGGTTCCATGTTCCGGCATCAATGTCAATTTTTGACTCAGATGTTTACCGGAACGGTGGAATGTCGTAACAACCCGCTATTTTGAGACATACTCTTTTTTAGTTTTCGCTGCAACGAATTTATCTTACATTTGCTCTTACAATAAATTTTACACCATGCATAAACTGATTTTTACGCTTTGTCTGACAATGCTTGCCTTCGTTATGCAGGCTCAGATATTTGACATAACCGCCACAAAGCAAATCGCACTCGACGATGCATTCAACGCATCAAGAATGCTGGATGTCCCGGAAAAATTCGTAGGGCAGGAATATGATCTTAAATATCACCGATTTAACTGGACAGTAAATCCGGCAAATAATTACATCAGCGGCTCAGTCACTTCCTATTTTGTGCCCCTTCAAAATTTGTCGCAAATTGACTTCTCGTTGAAAGTAAATATGTTTGTGGATTCCGTGAAATATCACGGCGCCCCCGCTATGTCTGTGCATGTTACAAACGAAGTAAACATCACCGGATTTCCTACGCTGACAGCCGGCGTATTGGACAGCATTACGGTGTATTATCATGGTGCACCGCAGGCTACAAGCGGTTTCACATCATTCGTAGCAAGCACCCATGGAAGCGGCACGCCCGCATTATGGACACTCTCAGAGCCTTACGGCGCCTATGAATGGTGGCCCTGTAAAAACGATCTGAGCGATAAAATTGATTCCATTGATATTTATGTTACACATCCCAACGGTTACCACGCGGCATCGAATGGGCTGCTCGTTTCTGAAACTGTCGGAACCACAACAACCGCGCATTGGAAACACCGCTATCCGATTGCAGCTTACCTTATCGCCATTGCGGTGACAGATTACACCATCTTTTCTGACACATTCACATTGTCAACCGGGACTTTACCGATGCTGAGTTACGTTTTTCCGGAAAGCCTCACCGATGCACAAAGCAACACTCCCCTACTCGAAGAAGTGATGCAATATTATGATTCACTTATAGCTCCATATCCTTACATGACAGAAAAATATGGTCACGCACAGTTTGGCTGGGGCGGCGGCATGGAGCATCAGACCATGAGTTTTATGGCAGATTTTGGATATGAACTGATGGCCCACGAACTGCTTCACCAATGGTTCGGCGATGCAGTTACCTGCGGCTCCTGGCACGACATCTGGCTCAACGAGGGCTTTGCAACGTATTATACAGCGCTCTGTTATGAGCGTTTCAGCCCAACCTATTACTGGCCTGATTGGAAAGAAAATGCAGTGGATTATGTGACCTCTGAACCGTTTGGTTCTGTATATGTGTATGATACCAGCAACGTAAACACCGTTTTTTCAAGCCGGCTCAGCTATTACAAAGGCGCCTACGTGTTGAACATGCTGCGCTGGGTGGTTGGCGACGACAACTTTTTTCAGGGCAACCGAAATTATTACAATGATCCAAACTACTATTTGGGATATGCCAAAACCCCTGACTACATCACGCACATGGAAGCGGCTTCAGGAATGAGTCTCACGGAGTTTTTCAACGACTGGCTTTATCATGAAGGATATCCAACTTATAATATAGTTGTCAACCCGATTGCCGGCGATTCATTGTCCGTAATAATCAACCAGACACAAAGCCATTCTTCGGTGAGCTTTTTCGAAATGCCGGTTCCGATTTTGTTTGATGACAGTATTTATGTTTTTGACAACACTTTTTCCGGACAGGAATTTCATATTCCCTATACCGGAATGCCGGCTATAATCCAATTGGATCCTGAATTTCAGCTCCTTTCCAGAAATAATACTGTTATATTGTTGAACATTCCCGAACAGGTTGCACCTGAAATCAGCCTGTATCCAAATCCGGCAGAAAATCAGCTTTTCATTGGTGGCGCAGCGAATCAGAAAATCAGTTGCAATATTTATGACAGCCGCGGAGCTCTGGTCATTTCATATGAAACATCCGGAAATGAATTTGTAGATGTTCAAACGCTGACTCCGGGCGCATATCGCATCAGCATTTCTACTCCCGACTGGAATTACACTGGCTCATTCATCAAAAAATAATTCGTTGCTTACATGAGTAAAAGCAACAGCAAATCTGAAACCGGCAAATTCGGAGAAGACGAAGCCGCCTTGTTTTTAGTAAACAAAGGCTACGAAATCCTGCACCGGAACTGGCGTTGCGGCAAAGATGAGCTGGATATTGTTGCACTTCATGATGAAATTCTTGTTGTCGTAGAAGTCAAAACGCGCACGGGCACTGCTTTTGGCATGCCGTGGGAATCGGTTGATGATCGCAAGCAGCAAGCCATTGAACGCGCGGCACTCACCTACCTCGAAGCTTTCGCGATTGACCGCGATCTGCGTTTTGACATTGTTTCAATCATTGTGTCACCCGACAAAGATGTATGGATCGATCACATTGAAAATGCTTTTGTGCCCTGATTATTTTTTTCTATCTTCGTATTCTGTAAGAATTCTATGAAAAAAATTCTGTTTGTTTTCTTCCTTGCATTGACCTTTCAAGCCGCTGCACAAAGCTTCGAAGGAGGATTTCGTGCTGGTTTGATCGGATCTCAGGTGGATGGCGATAACTTGTCGGGATTCGATAAAGCCGGACTCACCGGCGGTTTTATGGTGGCGATTCCACTGAACGAATTCTCAGATCTGGCCATGGAAATGCTCTTTGTGCAGAAAGGCAGCCGCCGCAATCCAACCAAAGACAATAATCTGACAAAATATATCATGCGCCTCAATTACATTGAAGTTCCTGTATTGTATCGGCGTCAGCTCAAAAAAAGTTTCGGATTCGAAGCCGGATTGTCGTTCGGAATTCTGCTTGACACGGAAAACAGAGAATTTGATATAAACGGCGCAATTCCTGCCCGGCCTGATTTTGAAAAATACGAATTGGCAGCTCATATCGGTTTCCGCTATTTTCTCAATGACAATCAATCATTCAATCTGCGCTATTCCAATTCCATACTTCCCATTCGTAAAGCGCCCGGCATTTCGACCTACAATTATTTCATTCGTGGACAATACAACATGGTACTTGGCTTGACTTATGAGCACTGGTTCTGATAAAATATCGAAAGTAATTGTTGCTGTAACCGGCGCCAGTGGCGCTTTGTACGGGCTTGAACTGATCCGGCAGCTTAACAACCTGCATTCTATTCATGATATTGCTATTGTTTTCAGCGAAAGTGGCAGCAAGGTCTGGGACTATGAAAAAGTGATGGACATTCCGGTAAGCAACAAAATAACTGTTTTTGAAAACGACGACATGTTTGCAGCGCCGGCCTCCGGTTCAGCCGGATATCAGGCCATGTTCATTGCTCCGTGCTCCATGGGAACGCTGGCTTCGGTAGCAGCAGGAACCGCAGGGACACTCATTCACCGCGCAGCCGATGTAATGATGAAAGAACGTAGACCTTTGATACTACTGACGCGCGAAGCTCCGCTGAGTCTCATTCATATCGAAAATATGGAAAGAGTGACCCGTGCCGGAGCCATTGTTTTTCCGGCTTCGCCGTTTTTCTATCACCATCCGAAAGACCTCCGCGAAGCAATTTCGGCACTGGTTTCACGTTTAATCAGCATTACAGGTATATCAACCCCCGAAGTGGAATGGGGCAAAGAATAGTGTTATGGCAAAAATGCTTTGGGAATATGACGTTAAAGTGCTGCTGGCCATGGAACAAGCCATCAGTGGCAATTCTGAATTTCTGAAATTTCTGCTCGAAAACAATTTTCCCGAACTGGCTGCATTTGCCAGCGCCATTCGTGCAGATAAAAAAGCAATGAAATGGCTTTTCGACAATGGTTCGCCTGAGCTCGGAATTCTCAGCGATGCCATAGACTCCGAAGATGTAGCGATTGCCTGGTTGAAAAAAAACAACATGACATTCTATATAATTTTTGCAGACGCCTGTCGTGGAGTTACGCCCGCGCGCGAACTCCTGAAAAAAAACAAAATGGATGTATTTCTCCGGTTGGCAATTACAATAAATGAGGTGCTAAAACAGCAGCAATTTGATGCCTGGGATTATCACAAATTCAAAAAGTGATCCTGCTGTTTTTATTTGCCTTTGTGTCTGTCTGAAAATATTCAATGCAATTTCAGGCCGGCATTTACATCAAAAAATAATTAATTGCTTGCATGTAAATGCATATATATATGTATAAAGTACGAAATAAGCGATAATAGTTAGCTACAAAGATGTTAATATATTTTGATTTTAGATATTCATCCCTATATTTGTGTGCTTATGCAATCAATACGTCGTAGAAAAAAGCTTGCTGTTATACCTCTGCTGATTTTCATCATCGGCATGGCAGTATTTGTATTCATTAAGCTGCACAATCAACGCAACATTGCTTCTGATAACATTGATACCAGGCTTCGGTCCGCAGCCGGATCATTGGAGATGATAGTCTCCGACCCCATGATTGAAAAAGCCCGGAAAAAAACACCTGTTGATTTTGTAGAACATGACAGTATCCGAGTCCTTGCAAACAAAATAGCTGAAACTCATGATGTGATTTACACTTACGTGATGATTAAATCAGGTGATTCCGCCCTGTTTGTGCTCTCTTCATACATTGAATCGGACATCACAAAAGACATTGTCACTGATTATCTTGACTATTACAGTGAAGCAACCGACGAAATGATGAAGGCTTTCGGGAGCGACCAGCAGGAAGTTTTTGATGTTTCACAGGACCAATGGGGTAATTTCCGCAGCATTTATTTGCCACATAAAACAAAATCGGGAACGCCATATTTGCTGTGTGCCGATGTCAGCATGACCGAAGTAATAGACTTCCAACTCAGGTATCTGGTGGAATTTGCTCTTTCGGCCGTTTTTCTATTCCTGATTTCATTGCCCCTGTTGCTGAGAATGCGAAAAGAAAAATAAATTTTAATTGTTTCTTTTCATGGCTTTATTCAAACATCAGTACTGTTTGTCCACATAACATGCATATTAATTGTTTCGAAGCCTGAAAAAAGGTTCAAATTAGTGTCTGAAATGTTTTACAACAAATAAAAATTGTTTAATTTGCACACGATTTTAATAACCGTGATGCAAAAGTTTATACTCATTTTCACTCTGGTTTTTGCCACTTTGTGCAGCCTGCCTTCCTATGCAAGTGCTGGACATGGCTCTGAAACTACCGAAACAGAAAAAAGCGAAGGGATCGACATCACTGAGGTGATCTTCGATCACATTCTTGATTCGCATGAGTGGCACATTATGACACTCTACGAAGGCCAGGAAAACGAGAAGCATGTTGTAGTGCCGCTTCCAGTCATTCTTTGGGACGAAGGGAGTCTTGTTGTGTTTATGAGTTCAAAATTCCATCATGCCGAACATTTTGAATACCAGATTGGTACAAAAGAAACATTTGAGGGTAACTATGAAGGCAAAGTAGTCCGTGTTAATGAAAAAGGCGAAGTAGTAAGCGTTCCGCTCGACTTTTCAATTACTAAAAATGCGGCATCGCTCATATTCAGCGCCATGTTGCTGTTGCTCATTTTTATTCCGGTTGCGCGTCGATACAAAAAAACCGAAAATTCGGCTCCCAAAGGGCTGCAAGGATTTCTGGAACCCATCATTCTGTTTGTTGTTGATGATATTGTCAAACCAAACATCGGCGAAAAACGTTACGCCCGGTTTGCACCTTATCTGCTTACGTTGTTTTTCTTTATTCTCCTCAATAACCTGATGGGATTGATTCCGTTTTTTCCGTTCGGGGTCAATCTGACCGGCAACCTTGCAGTGACAATGACATTGGCCTTTTTCACACTTATAGTTGTAAACTTCAGCGCTGGCAAAGGATATTGGAAACATGTTTTTGCCGCACCAGGGGTGCCGGTATGGCTTCTGCCCATCATGATTCCTGTAGAGCTCATCGGCATCATTTCAAAACCATTTGCACTCATGGTTCGTCTCTTTGCCAACATTACAGCCGGCCATATCATTGTGCTCAGTCTTATTTCACTCATTTTCATATTTCAGAATCTTGGTATAGCGCCCGTATCAGTTGTATTCGTCCTCTTTATGGATGTACTCGAATTGCTGGTGGCCGCGCTTCAGGCCTATATTTTCACACTTTTGACTTCGCTGTTTATCGGTCTGGCCGTTCAGGAAGCAGAACATCATTGAAACTAATGTTTAACTAAAAAATAAAATCAAATGGTTTTAGCAGGAATCGGAGCAGGATTAGCCGTTATCGGCGCAGGACTCGGAATTGGTCGCATCGGTGGTTCAGCCATGGACGCCATTGCCCGTCAGCCCGAAGCAACCGGAAAAATCCAGACGGCCATGATTATTGCTGCAGCTCTCGTTGAAGGCGTTGCCCTCTTCGCAGTTGTTGTTGCTCTCATCGCCAAGTAATTTTCAAAAAACAAAAGCCCCCTGCGGTTGGCATCGGGGCTTTTTATTGTGAACTTAAAGATTAAAAATATATGTTGACTACTCCCGGACTTGGATTGATATTATGGACTACAGTGGTTTTTCTGCTGTTGGTTCTGCTCCTTTCTAAATTCGCATGGAAGCCAATCGTAGCTGCCATCAAAAAAAGAAACGAAGCCATCGATTCTGCGCTTCAGGCCGCCGAAACGGCTCGCAAGGAAATGTCGCAGCTGCAGGTTAACAACGAACAGTTACTGAAAGAAGCACAGAAAGAGCGCGACATTATTCTCGCCGAAGCGCGCAAAATGCGTGACAAAATTGTGGAAGAAGCTGGCGTTAAGGCACGGGAAGAAACTGAGCGCATTATTGCCACTGCACAGGAAAACATTCATTTTGAAAAAATGGCTGCAATAACTGAGTTGAAAAATCAGGTGGCTGTTCTCTCGCTTGAAATTGCTGAAAAAATCATTCAGATAAATCTCAGCAGCGATGCAAAACAGCAGGAACTGGCTCAGAAAATGGCCAGCGAAATTTCATTTAACT contains the following coding sequences:
- a CDS encoding preprotein translocase subunit SecG; its protein translation is MGFYIFLVILMIIVCVLLGLIVLVQNSKGGGLVAGMQSSNQFMGVRQTADFLEKSTWTLAIVILVLSLMSIFVIPRGQQQTEDSRVKNYIESNELAPISTPEGEQPATPVE
- a CDS encoding chaperonin GroL, whose translation is MAKQIIYGVEAREMIKKGVDALSNAVKVTLGPKGRNVIIEKSYGAPAITKDGVTVAKEIELPEKVNNMGAQMVKEVASKTNDAAGDGTTTATVLAQAIFNTGLKNVTAGANPMDLKRGIDKAVAAVIENLKKQSKEIGDSFEKIEQVATISANNDSEIGKQIAEAMRKVKKEGVITIEEAKGTDTTVDVVEGMQFDRGYLSPYFVTDTEKMQTSFENAFMLIYDKKISSMKELLPILEKVVQTGRPMLIISEDIEGEALATLVVNKLRGSLRVAAVKAPGFGDRRKEMLEDIAVLTGGIVISEEKGYKLEDADLTYLGQAEKLTIDKENTTIVKGMGSKENIDARIAQIKAQMEATTSDYDREKLQERLAKLAGGVAVIKVGAASEVEMKEKKDRFDDALHATRAAVEEGIVPGGGVAYIRAIEAIAGLKGNNEDENTGIDIIRKAIESPMRMIVENAGLEGSVIVQKVKEGKGDYGFNARTEVYENLLETGVIDPTKVTRIALENAASIAGMLLTTETVIVDIKEDKPAMPPMPGGGMGDMY
- a CDS encoding ATP synthase F0 subunit B, with the translated sequence MLTTPGLGLILWTTVVFLLLVLLLSKFAWKPIVAAIKKRNEAIDSALQAAETARKEMSQLQVNNEQLLKEAQKERDIILAEARKMRDKIVEEAGVKAREETERIIATAQENIHFEKMAAITELKNQVAVLSLEIAEKIIQINLSSDAKQQELAQKMASEISFN
- a CDS encoding ATP synthase F0 subunit A, with product MQKFILIFTLVFATLCSLPSYASAGHGSETTETEKSEGIDITEVIFDHILDSHEWHIMTLYEGQENEKHVVVPLPVILWDEGSLVVFMSSKFHHAEHFEYQIGTKETFEGNYEGKVVRVNEKGEVVSVPLDFSITKNAASLIFSAMLLLLIFIPVARRYKKTENSAPKGLQGFLEPIILFVVDDIVKPNIGEKRYARFAPYLLTLFFFILLNNLMGLIPFFPFGVNLTGNLAVTMTLAFFTLIVVNFSAGKGYWKHVFAAPGVPVWLLPIMIPVELIGIISKPFALMVRLFANITAGHIIVLSLISLIFIFQNLGIAPVSVVFVLFMDVLELLVAALQAYIFTLLTSLFIGLAVQEAEHH
- a CDS encoding ATP synthase F0 subunit C; the protein is MVLAGIGAGLAVIGAGLGIGRIGGSAMDAIARQPEATGKIQTAMIIAAALVEGVALFAVVVALIAK
- a CDS encoding sigma-54-dependent Fis family transcriptional regulator gives rise to the protein MNEITSIKQRFGIIGQSPLIDRAIDVARQVAPTDLTVLITGESGTGKEVFPKIIHQFSARKHGPFIAVNCGAIPEGTIDSELFGHEKGSFTGATDARKGYFEVVNGGTIFLDEVAELPLSTQVRLLRVLESGEFFRVGSSKVIKTDARVVAATNVKLGEAIANGKFREDLFYRLNTVPIHIPPLRERKEDIALLFRKFAADFAEKYRMPALVLSDEAQNMLRQHYWSGNVRQLKNVTEQISIIEQAREVTVNTLSKYLNDSNPSMLPVLQRHFENSDEHANERELLYKVLFDMKKDMAEMKKLISEIISATGIDPSMPGRTISAVDGIPIQPEFFKPQYNAPSQEFQHTRDTINEIPIDYSEEVEESLSLEKKEKEIITKALEKHHSRRKNAAAELGISERTLYRKIKEYGIE
- a CDS encoding co-chaperone GroES, which translates into the protein MSTINIKPLADRVVIEPAQAETKTSSGIIIPDTAKEKPQRGTIVAAGPGKKDEPVTVKVGDVVLYGKYAGTEITIDGKDYLIMKESDVLAII